A genomic segment from Bacillus cereus G9842 encodes:
- a CDS encoding MMPL family transporter: MSKLKNWRSLSFLLWIVITITMIVTMPNMDKLVKEKGHITIPNTEQSSIADKMIREMDKDGTEKYDVIAVFNSGSKAALTTEQKDEIIKTINALQNEKEQLGIKEVVSHLDNKDLEKQLISKDNTTILTQISVDKKHGEISKIANGLHNKIKPKGVKTYLTGSDLIAGDFLTSSQEGVKKTEVISIIFILVVLIIVFRSPIVPIVSLLTVGVSYLVSMGIIAHLVDQFNFPFSNFTQVFVVVVLFGVGTDYNILLYTRFKEELSKQENAFLATKETFKSAGKTVLYSGIAVLIGFASLALASFKLYQSTSAVAIGVAVLLLVLTTLNPFFMVLLGKGMFYPVKTFKGHEDSRLWGFLAKNSVVRPFAALIIVFVISIPFLMKYSNTLNYNDLFEVDNKYESKKGINVIEEHFPPGFSSPSTLVIQSDNKLDEASSLQTLDELTDKILKVKGVSEVYSPTRPTGERIKELYINKQAGELNTGLGDANGGIKDINDGLTAAKDKMGSKDSNSLANVQKLIDGTNEAKNGVTALGTALHQLSSGINDGAQGAQQIEGGLTSVNENINVLSNATSQLHAGYAQLEKGLSSYDQYFGSISQAIDGAKKGYEQIEVLMTNFIQTKPELANDPNILQTIGIAKEAQKQLGVLSNELNQLATHHKAAMGSFKEANQSLLKVDNGLKEMNNGVTKLQKGAADLKNGLDEGASGSKQIANKSSELQTGLTKINDGQGQLLTGLKDLQEQMRQLQSGLSKSTEGLEKVSNGLGDAQKYLGELNESKSSEKFYIPKEVLEGEDFQKALNTYMSQDRKIAKMTIILDVNPYSKEAMPIIQEINKTIDGTVKGTELHDAKTAIGGTTSRNVDLKEVTGQDFLRTATIMLIGIAIVLIVITRSLLNTIFIIGSLLLAYFASLGISEQISAHVLHVDTLSWNVPFFSFIMIVALGVDYSIFVMMRYNEIEGDSVTKIVTASRHIGGVVLSAALILVGTFAALIPSGVLTLIQVASVVGVALLLLALIVMPILLPALMGLTSKLKSYKEKIINTK, translated from the coding sequence ATGAGTAAGCTAAAAAATTGGAGAAGTTTATCTTTTCTATTATGGATAGTTATTACTATTACAATGATCGTAACGATGCCTAATATGGATAAATTAGTGAAAGAAAAAGGGCATATTACGATTCCGAATACAGAGCAAAGTAGTATCGCTGACAAAATGATAAGAGAGATGGATAAAGACGGGACAGAAAAATATGATGTTATAGCTGTTTTTAATAGTGGAAGTAAAGCAGCTTTAACAACTGAGCAAAAAGATGAAATAATAAAAACAATCAACGCTTTACAAAATGAAAAAGAGCAATTAGGAATTAAGGAAGTTGTTTCACATTTAGATAATAAAGACTTGGAAAAACAATTGATATCTAAAGACAATACGACCATTTTAACGCAAATTTCTGTAGATAAAAAACATGGTGAAATATCAAAAATTGCAAATGGGCTTCATAATAAAATTAAACCGAAGGGAGTTAAAACGTACTTAACAGGAAGTGATTTAATAGCGGGTGATTTTCTTACATCCTCTCAAGAGGGAGTGAAAAAGACAGAAGTTATTTCTATCATTTTCATTTTAGTTGTATTAATCATTGTATTTCGTTCACCAATTGTTCCAATCGTTTCTCTGCTTACAGTGGGTGTATCATATTTAGTTTCAATGGGGATTATTGCCCATCTAGTAGATCAATTTAATTTTCCGTTTTCTAACTTTACACAAGTGTTTGTAGTTGTTGTCCTGTTTGGGGTTGGAACAGACTATAACATTTTATTATATACAAGGTTTAAGGAAGAATTAAGTAAACAAGAAAATGCATTTTTAGCTACGAAAGAAACGTTTAAATCGGCAGGGAAAACCGTTTTATATAGTGGGATAGCAGTACTAATTGGTTTTGCATCTCTTGCTTTAGCGAGTTTTAAATTATATCAGTCTACTTCAGCCGTAGCAATTGGTGTCGCAGTATTATTACTCGTATTAACTACGTTAAATCCATTTTTTATGGTGCTTTTAGGAAAAGGAATGTTTTATCCAGTAAAAACATTTAAAGGTCATGAGGATAGTCGTTTATGGGGATTTCTTGCGAAAAACTCAGTAGTAAGACCATTCGCAGCTTTAATCATTGTATTTGTGATATCGATTCCTTTCCTAATGAAATATTCTAACACACTAAATTACAATGATTTATTTGAAGTAGATAATAAATATGAATCGAAAAAGGGGATTAACGTAATAGAAGAACATTTTCCACCTGGTTTTTCTTCACCAAGTACGTTAGTCATTCAATCGGATAACAAGTTAGACGAGGCGAGTTCTCTTCAAACTTTAGATGAACTAACTGATAAGATTTTGAAAGTGAAAGGTGTGTCAGAAGTATATTCACCGACGCGTCCAACTGGGGAAAGGATAAAAGAACTATATATAAATAAACAAGCTGGAGAACTAAATACGGGGTTAGGAGATGCCAATGGTGGTATAAAGGACATTAATGATGGGTTAACTGCTGCGAAAGATAAAATGGGTAGTAAAGACTCAAATAGTCTTGCAAACGTTCAAAAGTTAATTGATGGAACAAACGAAGCGAAAAACGGTGTAACGGCATTAGGAACAGCTTTACATCAACTATCAAGTGGTATAAATGACGGAGCACAAGGTGCGCAACAAATTGAGGGTGGATTAACTTCAGTAAATGAAAATATAAATGTTTTATCTAATGCAACTTCACAACTTCATGCTGGTTATGCACAGTTAGAAAAAGGTTTAAGCTCTTACGATCAATACTTCGGAAGTATTTCTCAAGCAATTGATGGTGCGAAAAAAGGTTATGAACAAATTGAAGTGTTAATGACCAATTTTATTCAAACGAAACCAGAATTAGCAAATGATCCGAACATACTACAAACGATAGGAATTGCTAAAGAGGCTCAGAAGCAATTAGGTGTGCTTTCAAATGAATTAAATCAATTAGCAACGCATCATAAAGCGGCGATGGGCTCATTTAAAGAAGCGAATCAATCGTTATTGAAAGTGGATAACGGTTTAAAAGAAATGAACAATGGAGTTACTAAATTACAAAAAGGAGCAGCTGATCTTAAAAATGGATTAGATGAAGGTGCTTCAGGTTCTAAACAAATTGCGAACAAGTCATCTGAGTTACAAACCGGATTAACAAAAATAAATGATGGGCAAGGCCAGTTATTAACCGGGCTGAAAGACTTGCAAGAACAGATGAGGCAATTACAATCAGGATTATCTAAAAGTACAGAAGGGCTCGAAAAGGTAAGTAACGGACTAGGGGATGCTCAGAAATATTTAGGAGAATTGAATGAATCAAAAAGCTCTGAGAAATTTTATATTCCAAAAGAAGTGCTAGAGGGAGAAGATTTCCAAAAAGCATTGAACACGTACATGTCACAGGATAGAAAAATTGCTAAAATGACCATCATTTTAGATGTAAATCCGTATTCCAAAGAAGCGATGCCAATTATTCAAGAAATTAATAAAACAATCGATGGCACTGTAAAGGGAACGGAATTACATGATGCGAAAACAGCGATCGGCGGAACAACATCTAGAAACGTTGATTTAAAAGAAGTAACAGGTCAAGATTTTTTACGTACAGCTACAATTATGTTAATTGGAATTGCCATTGTATTAATCGTAATTACACGCTCACTACTAAACACAATATTTATTATTGGCTCATTACTATTAGCGTACTTCGCATCACTTGGTATAAGCGAACAAATTAGTGCACATGTATTACATGTAGATACATTAAGCTGGAATGTTCCATTCTTTAGCTTCATTATGATTGTCGCTTTAGGAGTGGATTATAGTATTTTCGTAATGATGCGCTATAACGAGATCGAAGGGGATTCGGTAACAAAAATTGTAACTGCATCTCGTCATATAGGAGGAGTTGTATTATCGGCGGCGCTAATTTTAGTAGGGACGTTTGCAGCATTAATTCCATCAGGTGTGTTAACACTTATACAAGTTGCATCAGTTGTTGGCGTTGCACTATTACTATTAGCTTTAATCGTGATGCCGATATTGTTACCTGCTTTAATGGGGTTAACGAGTAAATTGAAGAGTTATAAAGAAAAAATAATAAATACGAAATAA
- a CDS encoding TetR/AcrR family transcriptional regulator — MAKNKQEDIFDAAMQLFAERGYDGTTIPMIAEKAKVGAGTIYRYFENKEALVNSLFSKSMLELSEMIKTDFPVEANIREQFSHTYNRLFEFARNNVDAFLFTNSHCDSYFLDEQSKKIFDDFIGFFMNIIEDGIAKGFLRPLPPVALIIIVYQPLEALTKVIATGQLEYSKELVKELEESSWNAIRII; from the coding sequence ATGGCTAAAAACAAACAAGAGGATATTTTTGATGCTGCGATGCAACTTTTTGCAGAGCGTGGTTACGATGGTACGACAATTCCAATGATCGCTGAAAAGGCAAAAGTCGGTGCGGGTACTATTTATCGCTATTTTGAAAATAAAGAGGCACTAGTTAACTCATTATTTTCAAAAAGTATGTTAGAGCTTTCTGAAATGATAAAAACAGATTTTCCTGTTGAAGCAAATATTCGTGAACAGTTTAGTCATACGTACAACCGTTTATTTGAATTTGCGAGAAACAATGTGGACGCTTTTTTATTTACAAATTCTCACTGTGACAGTTATTTTCTTGATGAACAAAGTAAGAAAATATTTGACGATTTTATAGGCTTCTTTATGAATATTATTGAAGATGGAATCGCAAAAGGTTTTCTTCGTCCATTGCCTCCAGTTGCTTTAATTATTATTGTATATCAGCCGCTAGAAGCATTAACGAAAGTAATTGCAACAGGGCAATTAGAATACTCGAAAGAGTTAGTAAAAGAATTGGAAGAAAGCTCTTGGAATGCTATTAGAATCATTTGA